The Microcoleus sp. AS-A8 genome contains the following window.
TGCCTAGACCGCAAGGGGGTAAGGAAGACCAATTCTTCTATCTCGTACAAGAATATATTGACGGACAAACCTTAGAGGAAGAATTAAACACCGAGGGGCAGTTTTCCGAAGCCGAAGCATTAGAAGTCCTGCGGGAAATTCTCAATGTGTTGAAGTTCGTCCATGACAATGACTCCATTCACCGAGATATTAAGCCCTCCAACATCATGCGTCACAAGAATGGGCGTCTGTATCTTTTAGACTTTGGTGCCGTGAAGCAGGTGACGGCAGCAGGGGCAAGAGCAGGGAGATCAACGGGAATTTATTCCCAAGGATATGCACCACCAGAGCAGATGGCAGGTGCTCAAGTCTACCCCTCAACCGACTTGTATGCTCTAGCGGTAACGGTGATTACATTGCTCACGGGGAAAGAGGCGGGAGAACTGTATGATTCCTACACCAACGGCTGGAATTGGAGAGGCTACACCCAAGTTAGCCAGACCTTGGCTAATGTGTTAGACCGAATGCTATTACAAACTCCTAATCAACGCTTTGGGTCGGCTCAAGAGGTTATCGACGCTCTCACGCCAAGTCCCTCCCCACCGCCACCTCCGGTTAGTCCTCCACCCTCACAAGGGAGAACGCGACCTCATAGTCAATCACCACAGGTGTCACCGTCACCAGCCGTTCAGGTGTCCACTGTGTCCCCCACAATGCCGCCCTTGACTCAACCTCAGAGTAGCCCACCCGTAGCGGCGGCTTCAATTCATCCCCAACCCCTACCTGCACAACCTAGTTTTTCTGTGTTGGAGGTTTTAGGTGGGGCAGCTTTTACAGGATTTGAAGCGGGATTGTTATTTACTGCCCTGCGTATCGTGCTGGGGGTTTCAACCATTAGCATAGGTCTATTAATCATCATTGTTGGAGGGCTGATTTTCGCGCAAAACCGTCGCCTGATCGAAGGGAAAGACTTGCCGATTATGGTTGGACTCACCCTGGCGACTGTGTTATTCCTCGCTATCAGGCAGAATATACCTATCCCATTGGTGATGATGAGCGCTGTGTTCGCGGGAGCTGGAGCGATCGCAATCACAGCACTTTTCCAGCTCATTTATCGATTACTGCGTCGGTTGCTCTAAACCCTCCAATCCAGCCGCCAGCCTTATCAGTGCATGTCCCAAAAAAACGAAACGGTTGTTCTTGTGGTTTCTTTAGTCGTCACTATGGCTTTAGTGGCGGGTCTGTGGTGGTTTCTACGTCCGAGACCGAGTCCGCCAAGTCCGCCGGGTGGAACCGCACCAACTCAACCGAATCAGCGTCTTCAAGAGCGCATTAGTGCAGGAGAAAAACTATTAATTCCTGCCAATGCCCCACCAGAGAAACAAGCGGCAATCCAGGCGATCGCATCAGGTAATTATGCGGAAGCTGTCACGCAGCTAGAAGCCTCTCTCAAGAGAGAGCGCAACGACCCAGAAACCCTGATTTATCTCAACAATGCTCGGATTGGCAACCAAAAATCCTACACGATTGCAGCTTCTGTTCCTATCAGTTCTGATGCCAATGCGGCTCAAGAACTACTGCGTGGTATTGCTCAGGCTCAAAATGACATCAATCGAGCCGGTGGAATAAAAGGCATTCCCCTCAGAGTTCTCATTGCCAATGATGAGAATAAGTCAGATATCGCGAACCAAGTAGCTGCCGCCTTCGTAAAAAACGAGCAAGTATTGGGAGTCATCGGTCATTATGCCAGCGATGTCACCTTAGCAACAGCAGATACTTATCAATCTGGGGGATTGGTCGCGATTTCTCCGATTAGTACCACAGTCAAATTATCGGGTCGTAGTCGCTATGTTTTTCGGACTGTGCCCAGTGATTATGTGGCAGCGAGAGCCTTGGCAGAGTATATGTTGCAAAAACTAAAACAGCAAAAAGTTGCTGTTTTCTTTAACTCCGAAAGTGGCTATAGCCAGTCTTTAAAGTCGGAGTTTGTCACGGCTGTTTCCCTGGGAGGCGGGGAAGTAATCAGCGAAGTGGACTTGTCTGATGCAAATTTTGATGCCGTTCCAAGCATCGATCAAGCGATTCAGGCAGGCGCACAGGTGCTGATGTTAGCGGTGAATACAGGCACCCTGGATAAAGCCATGCTTGTGGTTCAAGTGAATGGTAAACGGCTCAAGATCTTAGCCGGAGATGATGTTTATACACCCAAAACCTTGCAATTAGGAGGACTGGCGGCTGAAAGCATGGTATTGGCAATTCCCTGGCATATTGGGGCAAACCCTCAGGCTCAGTTTCCTAAAGCCGCTACTCAACTTTGGGGTGGAGAGGTAAACTGGCGCACGGCAATGGCTTATGATGCTGCCCAGGCACTGATTGCTGGGATTGAGCGCAATCCGACGCGGACGGGTGTGCAACAAGCACTGTTGGCACGTGACTTTTCTGCCCAAGGTGCGGCTGGAACGATTAAGTTTTTGCCATCGGGCGATCGCAATCAGACTGTGCAGCTAGTGACTATTCAACCCAGCTCTGATACTCCTTGGGGCTATAAATTTGTACCCTTACCCAAATAAGGAATTGTTAAGGTAAAAACTTATCGTAAAAAGAGAGAATTCTCGAAATATCACTTTTAATTTTGACTTTTGACTGCTTATACACCGAAAGTTTGATGACTAAAATGATTGGTTTAATTGTGGTATGTCACAAAAAAATGAAGCGACCGTTCTAGTCTTAGCCCTTTTAATTACTGCTGCCCTATTAGGGGGTGGATTTTGGTGGTTTACCCGTAGTTCTGGCTCTAATGTCGGTAATTTATCGACAGGTGATAATAACACTCCGCAAAACCAACCTCAAGACCCAAACCTATCTCAACCCACTCAAACTTTCGCATCTCCTACCAATGTACAGAGTGGCACCACTGTAAGAATTGATGGTTCTACTAGTATGGTGCAAATTAATCAGGCACTTAAAAGCAGTTTTGAACAGCAATTTTCTGGAACAACTGTTAATACGAATGCAGGAGGGTCTGATAAAGGGATTCAAGACCTGATTCAGGGAAATATAGATGTTGCGGCTATCTCTCGCCCCCTGACTTTCCAAGAAACGAGTCAAGGTTTGGTGGCTGTGCCTGTCACAAAAGATGCGATCGCGATTGTTGTTGGAGATAAAAATCCGTTTCGTAGAGGATTAAGTCAGAATCAAGTTAGGGGGATTTTCCAAGGGCAGATTACAGATTGGTCAAAAGTAGGGGGAACAGCAGGAACGCTGCGAGTGATTAACCGTCCTCCAGAAAGTGGCACCCATCAGACATTTCAAGAGTTTGTTCTACAAGGACAAAACTTTGGCACGACACCCAACATTACTACGCTGTCCCAAGATGCAACTACACCCCTACTGCGAGCGTTAGGAACGAGTGGCATTGGTTATGCAACCTATTCTCAGGCGGTGAATCAAAAGACGGTACGGACTGTTGCAGTAGACGGGTTGACTCCTGAAGCACCCAATTACCCATATCAGCGAACCCTTTATTACGTTTACAAGCAGCCGGCTAGTCCTCAAGTTCAAGCCTTTCTGGGTTATGTTACTTCGGATAAAGGAAAGGATGCGATCGCATCTGCTGATAAATCTTCCAAGTAGTAAGTGTACAAAAGGCAACAGCAGTCCAGGATTTGTGCCATGACAATGACAACAGTAACGACTCAAGCAGAAAACTCTCCTTTGGTGTTGCGCCTACAACCGATCATTAATCTGACAGATGACCAGTTTTTTGAGTTCTGTCAAATTAATCGCAACTTACACATCGAACGCACCGCTACGGGAGAAATACTGATTATGCCTCCGACTGGTTCGGAAACCGGAAATCGAAATGCCAAATTGATTGTGCAATTAGGGATTTGGGCAGAAAGTGACGGAACTGGGATTTATTTCGACTCTAGTACTGGCTTTAAGCTTCCCAATGGTGCAGATCGTTCTCCAGATGCGGCATGGGTGAAACTAGAACGGTGGAACGCCCTGATTCCCGAACAACAGAAGAAATTTGCTCCCATCTGTCCTG
Protein-coding sequences here:
- a CDS encoding phosphate ABC transporter substrate-binding protein, whose protein sequence is MSQKNEATVLVLALLITAALLGGGFWWFTRSSGSNVGNLSTGDNNTPQNQPQDPNLSQPTQTFASPTNVQSGTTVRIDGSTSMVQINQALKSSFEQQFSGTTVNTNAGGSDKGIQDLIQGNIDVAAISRPLTFQETSQGLVAVPVTKDAIAIVVGDKNPFRRGLSQNQVRGIFQGQITDWSKVGGTAGTLRVINRPPESGTHQTFQEFVLQGQNFGTTPNITTLSQDATTPLLRALGTSGIGYATYSQAVNQKTVRTVAVDGLTPEAPNYPYQRTLYYVYKQPASPQVQAFLGYVTSDKGKDAIASADKSSK
- a CDS encoding serine/threonine protein kinase encodes the protein MEIYCTRPSCPRPQNHFPDLDNKATLKTAQQKYCTSCGMPLILVGRYLPLKLLGQGGFGAAFLARDRYTPAMRQCVVKQFQPSGDLNPQQLQMAQDLFEREAEVLEQLGSRHPQIPDLFAFFPLSVPRPQGGKEDQFFYLVQEYIDGQTLEEELNTEGQFSEAEALEVLREILNVLKFVHDNDSIHRDIKPSNIMRHKNGRLYLLDFGAVKQVTAAGARAGRSTGIYSQGYAPPEQMAGAQVYPSTDLYALAVTVITLLTGKEAGELYDSYTNGWNWRGYTQVSQTLANVLDRMLLQTPNQRFGSAQEVIDALTPSPSPPPPPVSPPPSQGRTRPHSQSPQVSPSPAVQVSTVSPTMPPLTQPQSSPPVAAASIHPQPLPAQPSFSVLEVLGGAAFTGFEAGLLFTALRIVLGVSTISIGLLIIIVGGLIFAQNRRLIEGKDLPIMVGLTLATVLFLAIRQNIPIPLVMMSAVFAGAGAIAITALFQLIYRLLRRLL
- a CDS encoding ABC transporter substrate-binding protein — encoded protein: MSQKNETVVLVVSLVVTMALVAGLWWFLRPRPSPPSPPGGTAPTQPNQRLQERISAGEKLLIPANAPPEKQAAIQAIASGNYAEAVTQLEASLKRERNDPETLIYLNNARIGNQKSYTIAASVPISSDANAAQELLRGIAQAQNDINRAGGIKGIPLRVLIANDENKSDIANQVAAAFVKNEQVLGVIGHYASDVTLATADTYQSGGLVAISPISTTVKLSGRSRYVFRTVPSDYVAARALAEYMLQKLKQQKVAVFFNSESGYSQSLKSEFVTAVSLGGGEVISEVDLSDANFDAVPSIDQAIQAGAQVLMLAVNTGTLDKAMLVVQVNGKRLKILAGDDVYTPKTLQLGGLAAESMVLAIPWHIGANPQAQFPKAATQLWGGEVNWRTAMAYDAAQALIAGIERNPTRTGVQQALLARDFSAQGAAGTIKFLPSGDRNQTVQLVTIQPSSDTPWGYKFVPLPK
- a CDS encoding Uma2 family endonuclease, with protein sequence MTTVTTQAENSPLVLRLQPIINLTDDQFFEFCQINRNLHIERTATGEILIMPPTGSETGNRNAKLIVQLGIWAESDGTGIYFDSSTGFKLPNGADRSPDAAWVKLERWNALIPEQQKKFAPICPEFVVELRSASDNLEPLKTKMQEYIDNGALLGFLIERKNRQVYIYRPGVAVECLDNPATVSGESVLPGFVLDLSKIW